The following are encoded in a window of Ricinus communis isolate WT05 ecotype wild-type chromosome 4, ASM1957865v1, whole genome shotgun sequence genomic DNA:
- the LOC8284413 gene encoding serine/arginine repetitive matrix protein 2-like isoform X2 yields MFSQGGYNSQSGQGPQKPRPPPYLQHHSQALPPPLSHNFQQGPLLPSPPIPPRPGQPGLPIYQHGPLAPHFSTRQVPPGGMPSPGQPFLHRPPTISGSAPLLQMYSTAQQNPQHSYLAPGPPPPRNLPPTISQGPVLYRAPISQLPPQPIAVQGIQQIPPPPPPLPTSSFPTFALFGSSSDSSTGNSSISSVAPLPLPPPPPLPASAPPPVPSSSPPPYSSTLSGSKSGAPPPKPAEEIVQKIEELCQLIAKNGSSYEDMSRQKENENPLFKFLFGGEPGSEAAIAHGYFLWMKKRCKLDGIEHAMPTNHSTVATEAHSPANSDMEMEDDISGSSHIDQAVSQPFQIPTQASALKKESEKKLCTLPCSVGSDAATTVLSDTELSSSSLRLGEQGPKFVPSCDDLTFGRSTFGIQSPVIGSAQATQYRFVGDGENCSAPLTDDKSSPWAGGAVECISSDKYPGQVMNGSSPFRLLQDYVSNDSSENDEESCLKDSNPETVSPVVAVSNEGLYRETGDAGPKSPYKSERTSVLLPKSGIPYRAPEYPSDSQSGIKETAPISVSSGLATKCSDTKHENQLFIDHASNTKRLAKEDASGGEWANATFSSKYEKDNDNKSANFTSNAQKIDEFGRLVREGASDSDSDDSRHARRHSKRGRSRSRSRSRSPTGRRKRRRRSPRRRRENRSRSRSWSPRYRRSRSGSPKKRRSKSRSPKNRKSRSPRSRRSRSRSPSFRHASEFSNGIMRRQMPACFDFLRGKCYRGASCRYLHHDSEKNDGSRHHKSKQHVVQLPPSSKNVNTHDDSKKSSLKVSDLEQEIMNRESRHNRDMPAGSILASKDDIIGCTREDSLSNAFVNPDRISSGPAREVTVKEPEAGKKRSENVTTSLEENLLETMESDRPRSIGGSPSKLATDTKVLELHGEASKVVLSSLKDSVVQQLQPVLSHPVLEGTDRPYLQTDDSSISDPSPDKTIKTFPNKLCTSEPFPTSADSAHNPSQLPPFPPAPNSENNTLHATQPSRDYSLMPHSVASHSQSASLESFPSYMLPHQSSLFSVPPKSSLASMLPPPPPPSQLPANILTANAGSAQPDVSLQFQQSGLPPRSDFGSQFFSIPPYSTELSGNSQVGQFQLRAYPSVQEPHRLLSHVEDFRLKPLPGSNPSSQQFSRTGILGEDHSKQLPVQDLGTSDSFTRNNNYLQPMTFSQESSAIKMQNFPGQSSTPGEILKSSQIHPYLQPQQPMHDLDNSVPGSAYDLHGKISSSTRYTPDHRDRNQSLHQPDFGVTRSSTHFNPYVSTFEKPLSSRFSSDVFRQEKDTTYVSKHDPPFSLNHASVDVQGVGSRQTASSPISARGAGKIIPGSGGDQYDPIFDSIEPSSNSYKRFDPIQKWEPSGDSDIISRLKGPIQALDVEENNRRKEPGSITLAASLDNEEFGETADAEVGDVENGSQSNPDALANTNMGEIEIDQIKSPGKSRKSKESRSIKLFKACVADFVKEVLKPSWRQGNMSKETFKTVVKKTVDKVAGAMKSHQIPKSKAKINQYINSSQRKLTKLVMDKFE; encoded by the exons ATGTTTAGTCAAGGGGGTTATAATTCTCAGTCTGGACAAGGTCCTCAGAAACCTAGGCCACCTCCATATTTACAGCATCATTCACAAGCTCTGCCTCCTCCGTTATCTCATAATTTTCAACAAGGTCCACTGCTTCCATCACCTCCTATCCCACCTCGCCCTGGTCAGCCAGGATTGCCTATATATCAGCATGGTCCTCTTGCTCCACATTTTAGCACTCGGCAGGTTCCTCCTGGTGGGATGCCCAGTCCAGGTCAGCCTTTTTTGCATCGGCCACCAACAATTAGTGGAAGTGCTCCATTGCTGCAAATGTATTCAACTGCACAGCAAAATCCACAACATTCTTATTTAGCACCTGGTCCTCCTCCTCCTCGGAATTTGCCACCTACAATTTCACAAGGCCCTGTATTATATAGAGCTCCAATTAGTCAGCTGCCTCCACAGCCAATTGCTGTGCAGGGTATACAGCAAATTCCGCCACCTCCACCTCCCCTGCCCACTTCAAGTTTTCCAACTTTTGCTCTTTTTGGGAGTAGTTCGGACTCAAGTACTGGAAACTCCTCAATCTCTTCCGTGGCTCCTCTACCACTGCCGCCTCCACCACCATTGCCGGCTTCTGCACCACCCCCTGTGCCATCTTCTTCGCCACCACCCTATTCTAGTACACTTTCTGGCAGTAAATCAGGTGCTCCTCCACCTAAGCCAGCAGAAGAAATTGTTCAGAAGATTGAAGAGTTATGCCAGCTAATTGCCAAGAATGGTTCTTCTTATGAAGATATGTCTCGGCAAAAGGAAAATGAGAATCCATTGTTCAAATTTTTGTTTGGTGGTGAGCCAGGAAGCGAAGCTGCTATTGCGCATGGGTATTTTTTGTGGATGAAGAAGAGATGCAAACTGGATGGAATTGAGCATGCAATGCCAACCAATCATTCAACTGTTGCAACTGAGGCCCATTCACCTGCTAATTCTGACATGGAGATGGAAG ATGATATCAGCGGGTCATCTCACATTGACCAGGCAGTGAGTCAGCCTTTTCAAATACCTACTCAAGCTTCTGCTCTGAAAAAGGAATCAGAAAAAAAGTTATGCACATTGCCATGTTCAGTAGGATCGGATGCAGCCACAACTGTTTTATCTGATACTGAGTTATCATCCAGCTCGTTAAGACTGGGTGAACAAG GGCCAAAATTTGTCCCAAGTTGTGATGACTTGACATTTGGGAGATCAACTTTTGGAATTCAAAGCCCAGTTATTGGTTCTGCTCAAGCTACCCAGTATCGCTTTGTTGGTGACGGAGAGAATTGTTCTGCACCCCTCACTGATGATAAAAGTTCACCTTGGGCAGGTGGAGCTGTTGAATGCATAAGTTCTGACAAATATCCTGGTCAAGTTATGAATGGAAGTAGTCCATTCAGACTTCTACAAGATTATGTTTCTAATGACAGCTCAGAAAATGATGAGGAATCGTGTTTGAAAGATTCCAATCCTGAAACAGTTTCACCAGTAGTTGCAGTCAGCAATGAAGGCTTGTATAGAGAGACTGGAGATGCTGGGCCAAAGAGTCCCTACAAGTCTGAAAGGACTTCTGTGCTGCTCCCTAAATCTGGCATTCCATACAGAGCCCCAGAATATCCTTCAGATTCACAAAGTGGAATTAAGGAGACTGCCCCGATTTCCGTTTCAAGTGGGTTGGCCACCAAATGTAGCGATACTAAGCATGAAAACCAATTATTTATTGACCATGCTTCTAATACCAAGCGTCTAGCTAAAGAAGATGCCTCTGGTGGTGAATGGGCAAATGCTACTTTTAGTAGTAAATATGAGAAGGACAATGACAATAAAAGTGCAAACTTCACTTCGAATGCACAAAAGATAGATGAGTTTGGCAGGTTGGTCAGAGAAGGTGCTAGTGATAGTGACTCTGATGATTCACGTCATGCTCGGAGACATAGCAAAAGAGGGAGAAGTAGGAGCCGAAGTCGGAGTAGGTCTCCTACAGGTAGGAGGaaaaggaggaggaggagccCTCGGAGAAGAAGAGAGAATAGAAGTAGATCTCGCAG CTGGTCTCCCAGGTATCGAAGAAGTAGGAGCGGGTCTCCCAAGAAACGACGGAGTAAGAGCAGGTCTCCCAAGAACCGTAAGAGCAGGTCTCCCAGGAGTCGAAGAAGTAGGAGCAGGTCTCCATCTTTTAGGCATGCAAGTGAGTTTAGCAACGGCATTATGAGACGCCAGATGCCAGCCTGTTTTGACTTTCTCCGAGGCAAGTGCTACCGTGGGGCATCTTGTCGCTATCTGCACCATGATTCTGAGAAAAACGATGGATCAAGGCATCATAAAAGCAAGCAGCATGTAGTGCAACTTCCTCCCAGTTCAAAGAATGTCAACACTCATGATGATAGCAAGAAATCCTCACTAAAGGTATCAGATCTTGAGCAGGAAATCATGAACCGGGAATCGCGACACAATCGTGATATGCCTGCTGGCAGCATTCTTGCTTCAAAAGATGATATCATTGGTTGCACCAGAGAAGATTCTCTCAGCAATGCATTTGTTAATCCTGACAGAATTTCTTCTGGTCCTGCAAGAGAGGTCACTGTTAAAGAGCCAGAAGCAGGTAAAAAAAGGTCTGAAAATGTTACTACTTCTCTAGAAGAGAATCTTCTAGAGACGATGGAATCTGACAGGCCAAGGAGTATTGGTGGTTCTCCCTCTAAACTTGCTACTGATACTAAAGTCCTGGAATTGCATGGTGAAGCTTCTAAGGTCGTGCTTTCTTCTCTGAAGGACTCTGTGGTCCAGCAACTTCAGCCTGTTCTGTCACATCCAGTGCTTGAAGGTACTGATCGCCCTTACCTACAAACTGATGATTCTTCTATATCTGATCCATCACCTGATAAAACCATTAAGACTTTTCCGAATAAGCTATGTACTAGTGAACCTTTTCCAACTTCAGCAGATTCTGCACATAATCCTTCCCAGCTTCCCCCTTTTCCTCCTGCTCCCAATTCAGAGAATAACACTCTACATGCGACACAGCCATCAAGGGATTACAGTTTGATGCCTCATTCTGTAGCATCTCATTCTCAATCTGCCTCTTTGGAAAGCTTTCCTTCTTACATGCTGCCCCATCAAAGTTCTCTTTTTTCTGTACCACCGAAATCCTCCTTAGCCTCCATGCTGCCACCACCGCCACCGCCATCGCAATTGCCAGCAAACATTCTGACTGCAAATGCAGGAAGTGCACAACCAGATGTTTCTTTGCAATTTCAGCAGAGCGGCTTGCCTCCAAGGAGTGACTTTGGTTCTCAGTTCTTCTCAATACCGCCCTACTCAACTGAGTTGTCTGGTAATTCCCAGGTTGGTCAATTCCAGCTTCGGGCCTACCCTTCGGTGCAAGAACCTCATCGACTTCTCTCACATGTGGAAGATTTTAGGTTGAAGCCTCTACCTGGAAGCAACCCATCCAGTCAACAATTTAGCAGGACTGGTATTTTGGGAGAAGATCATTCAAAACAACTTCCAGTGCAGGATTTAGGTACTTCAGATTCCTTTACTAGGAATAACAATTACCTTCAGCCTATGACCTTTTCTCAGGAGTCATCTGCAATCAAAATGCAAAACTTTCCTGGTCAAAGTTCAACTCCAGGAGAGATTTTGAAGTCTTCTCAGATTCATCCATACTTGCAGCCGCAACAGCCAATGCATGATTTGGACAATTCTGTCCCTGGTAGTGCCTATGATCTGCATGGGAAAATCAGTTCTTCAACTAGATACACACCAGATCATCGAGACAGAAATCAATCATTGCATCAGCCTGATTTTGGAGTAACAAGAAGTTCAACTCACTTTAATCCTTATGTATCCACTTTTGAGAAGCCGCTTAGCTCCAGATTTAGTTCTGATGTCTTCAGGCAAGAAAAAGACACAACTTATGTTAGCAAGCATGATCCTCCTTTTAGTTTGAACCATGCTTCAGTTGATGTCCAAGGTGTTGGATCAAGACAGACAGCTTCTTCACCAATTTCTGCCAGAGGTGCCGGGAAGATTATTCCTGGGTCAGGTGGAGATCAGTATGATCCAATCTTTGACAGCATTGAACCATCTTCAAACTCATATAAGAGATTTGATCCTATTCAGAAATGGGAACCCTCTGGTGATTCGGATATCATATCGAGGCTCAAAGGCCCTATCCAAGCATTGGATGTCGAAGAGAATAACAGGAGGAAAGAGCCTGGTAGCATCACTCTTGCTGCATCTCTTGATAATGAGGAATTTGGTGAGACAGCAGACGCAGAAGTTGGTGATGTTGAAAATGGGAGTCAGAGTAACCCTGATGCTTTAGCTAATACAAATATGGGCGAGATAGAGATTGACCAGATTAAGTCCCCAGGGAAGAGCAGGAAGAGCAAGGAATCCAGATCGATAAAGCTTTTCAAAGCTTGCGTTGCAGATTTTGTAAAGGAGGTTTTAAAGCCATCATGGCGACAAGGTAACATGAGCAAGGAGACATTTAAGACTGTTGTCAAGAAGACTGTTGATAAGGTGGCTGGTGCAATGAAGAGCCACCAGATACCCAAGTCCAAGGCAAAGataaatcagtatatcaactCGTCACAGAGGAAACTAACAAAACTTGTGATG GATAAATTTGAATGA
- the LOC8284413 gene encoding serine/arginine repetitive matrix protein 2-like isoform X1, which translates to MFSQGGYNSQSGQGPQKPRPPPYLQHHSQALPPPLSHNFQQGPLLPSPPIPPRPGQPGLPIYQHGPLAPHFSTRQVPPGGMPSPGQPFLHRPPTISGSAPLLQMYSTAQQNPQHSYLAPGPPPPRNLPPTISQGPVLYRAPISQLPPQPIAVQGIQQIPPPPPPLPTSSFPTFALFGSSSDSSTGNSSISSVAPLPLPPPPPLPASAPPPVPSSSPPPYSSTLSGSKSGAPPPKPAEEIVQKIEELCQLIAKNGSSYEDMSRQKENENPLFKFLFGGEPGSEAAIAHGYFLWMKKRCKLDGIEHAMPTNHSTVATEAHSPANSDMEMEDDISGSSHIDQAVSQPFQIPTQASALKKESEKKLCTLPCSVGSDAATTVLSDTELSSSSLRLGEQGPKFVPSCDDLTFGRSTFGIQSPVIGSAQATQYRFVGDGENCSAPLTDDKSSPWAGGAVECISSDKYPGQVMNGSSPFRLLQDYVSNDSSENDEESCLKDSNPETVSPVVAVSNEGLYRETGDAGPKSPYKSERTSVLLPKSGIPYRAPEYPSDSQSGIKETAPISVSSGLATKCSDTKHENQLFIDHASNTKRLAKEDASGGEWANATFSSKYEKDNDNKSANFTSNAQKIDEFGRLVREGASDSDSDDSRHARRHSKRGRSRSRSRSRSPTGRRKRRRRSPRRRRENRSRSRSWSPRYRRSRSGSPKKRRSKSRSPKNRKSRSPRSRRSRSRSPSFRHASEFSNGIMRRQMPACFDFLRGKCYRGASCRYLHHDSEKNDGSRHHKSKQHVVQLPPSSKNVNTHDDSKKSSLKVSDLEQEIMNRESRHNRDMPAGSILASKDDIIGCTREDSLSNAFVNPDRISSGPAREVTVKEPEAGKKRSENVTTSLEENLLETMESDRPRSIGGSPSKLATDTKVLELHGEASKVVLSSLKDSVVQQLQPVLSHPVLEGTDRPYLQTDDSSISDPSPDKTIKTFPNKLCTSEPFPTSADSAHNPSQLPPFPPAPNSENNTLHATQPSRDYSLMPHSVASHSQSASLESFPSYMLPHQSSLFSVPPKSSLASMLPPPPPPSQLPANILTANAGSAQPDVSLQFQQSGLPPRSDFGSQFFSIPPYSTELSGNSQVGQFQLRAYPSVQEPHRLLSHVEDFRLKPLPGSNPSSQQFSRTGILGEDHSKQLPVQDLGTSDSFTRNNNYLQPMTFSQESSAIKMQNFPGQSSTPGEILKSSQIHPYLQPQQPMHDLDNSVPGSAYDLHGKISSSTRYTPDHRDRNQSLHQPDFGVTRSSTHFNPYVSTFEKPLSSRFSSDVFRQEKDTTYVSKHDPPFSLNHASVDVQGVGSRQTASSPISARGAGKIIPGSGGDQYDPIFDSIEPSSNSYKRFDPIQKWEPSGDSDIISRLKGPIQALDVEENNRRKEPGSITLAASLDNEEFGETADAEVGDVENGSQSNPDALANTNMGEIEIDQIKSPGKSRKSKESRSIKLFKACVADFVKEVLKPSWRQGNMSKETFKTVVKKTVDKVAGAMKSHQIPKSKAKINQYINSSQRKLTKLVMGYVDKYAEG; encoded by the exons ATGTTTAGTCAAGGGGGTTATAATTCTCAGTCTGGACAAGGTCCTCAGAAACCTAGGCCACCTCCATATTTACAGCATCATTCACAAGCTCTGCCTCCTCCGTTATCTCATAATTTTCAACAAGGTCCACTGCTTCCATCACCTCCTATCCCACCTCGCCCTGGTCAGCCAGGATTGCCTATATATCAGCATGGTCCTCTTGCTCCACATTTTAGCACTCGGCAGGTTCCTCCTGGTGGGATGCCCAGTCCAGGTCAGCCTTTTTTGCATCGGCCACCAACAATTAGTGGAAGTGCTCCATTGCTGCAAATGTATTCAACTGCACAGCAAAATCCACAACATTCTTATTTAGCACCTGGTCCTCCTCCTCCTCGGAATTTGCCACCTACAATTTCACAAGGCCCTGTATTATATAGAGCTCCAATTAGTCAGCTGCCTCCACAGCCAATTGCTGTGCAGGGTATACAGCAAATTCCGCCACCTCCACCTCCCCTGCCCACTTCAAGTTTTCCAACTTTTGCTCTTTTTGGGAGTAGTTCGGACTCAAGTACTGGAAACTCCTCAATCTCTTCCGTGGCTCCTCTACCACTGCCGCCTCCACCACCATTGCCGGCTTCTGCACCACCCCCTGTGCCATCTTCTTCGCCACCACCCTATTCTAGTACACTTTCTGGCAGTAAATCAGGTGCTCCTCCACCTAAGCCAGCAGAAGAAATTGTTCAGAAGATTGAAGAGTTATGCCAGCTAATTGCCAAGAATGGTTCTTCTTATGAAGATATGTCTCGGCAAAAGGAAAATGAGAATCCATTGTTCAAATTTTTGTTTGGTGGTGAGCCAGGAAGCGAAGCTGCTATTGCGCATGGGTATTTTTTGTGGATGAAGAAGAGATGCAAACTGGATGGAATTGAGCATGCAATGCCAACCAATCATTCAACTGTTGCAACTGAGGCCCATTCACCTGCTAATTCTGACATGGAGATGGAAG ATGATATCAGCGGGTCATCTCACATTGACCAGGCAGTGAGTCAGCCTTTTCAAATACCTACTCAAGCTTCTGCTCTGAAAAAGGAATCAGAAAAAAAGTTATGCACATTGCCATGTTCAGTAGGATCGGATGCAGCCACAACTGTTTTATCTGATACTGAGTTATCATCCAGCTCGTTAAGACTGGGTGAACAAG GGCCAAAATTTGTCCCAAGTTGTGATGACTTGACATTTGGGAGATCAACTTTTGGAATTCAAAGCCCAGTTATTGGTTCTGCTCAAGCTACCCAGTATCGCTTTGTTGGTGACGGAGAGAATTGTTCTGCACCCCTCACTGATGATAAAAGTTCACCTTGGGCAGGTGGAGCTGTTGAATGCATAAGTTCTGACAAATATCCTGGTCAAGTTATGAATGGAAGTAGTCCATTCAGACTTCTACAAGATTATGTTTCTAATGACAGCTCAGAAAATGATGAGGAATCGTGTTTGAAAGATTCCAATCCTGAAACAGTTTCACCAGTAGTTGCAGTCAGCAATGAAGGCTTGTATAGAGAGACTGGAGATGCTGGGCCAAAGAGTCCCTACAAGTCTGAAAGGACTTCTGTGCTGCTCCCTAAATCTGGCATTCCATACAGAGCCCCAGAATATCCTTCAGATTCACAAAGTGGAATTAAGGAGACTGCCCCGATTTCCGTTTCAAGTGGGTTGGCCACCAAATGTAGCGATACTAAGCATGAAAACCAATTATTTATTGACCATGCTTCTAATACCAAGCGTCTAGCTAAAGAAGATGCCTCTGGTGGTGAATGGGCAAATGCTACTTTTAGTAGTAAATATGAGAAGGACAATGACAATAAAAGTGCAAACTTCACTTCGAATGCACAAAAGATAGATGAGTTTGGCAGGTTGGTCAGAGAAGGTGCTAGTGATAGTGACTCTGATGATTCACGTCATGCTCGGAGACATAGCAAAAGAGGGAGAAGTAGGAGCCGAAGTCGGAGTAGGTCTCCTACAGGTAGGAGGaaaaggaggaggaggagccCTCGGAGAAGAAGAGAGAATAGAAGTAGATCTCGCAG CTGGTCTCCCAGGTATCGAAGAAGTAGGAGCGGGTCTCCCAAGAAACGACGGAGTAAGAGCAGGTCTCCCAAGAACCGTAAGAGCAGGTCTCCCAGGAGTCGAAGAAGTAGGAGCAGGTCTCCATCTTTTAGGCATGCAAGTGAGTTTAGCAACGGCATTATGAGACGCCAGATGCCAGCCTGTTTTGACTTTCTCCGAGGCAAGTGCTACCGTGGGGCATCTTGTCGCTATCTGCACCATGATTCTGAGAAAAACGATGGATCAAGGCATCATAAAAGCAAGCAGCATGTAGTGCAACTTCCTCCCAGTTCAAAGAATGTCAACACTCATGATGATAGCAAGAAATCCTCACTAAAGGTATCAGATCTTGAGCAGGAAATCATGAACCGGGAATCGCGACACAATCGTGATATGCCTGCTGGCAGCATTCTTGCTTCAAAAGATGATATCATTGGTTGCACCAGAGAAGATTCTCTCAGCAATGCATTTGTTAATCCTGACAGAATTTCTTCTGGTCCTGCAAGAGAGGTCACTGTTAAAGAGCCAGAAGCAGGTAAAAAAAGGTCTGAAAATGTTACTACTTCTCTAGAAGAGAATCTTCTAGAGACGATGGAATCTGACAGGCCAAGGAGTATTGGTGGTTCTCCCTCTAAACTTGCTACTGATACTAAAGTCCTGGAATTGCATGGTGAAGCTTCTAAGGTCGTGCTTTCTTCTCTGAAGGACTCTGTGGTCCAGCAACTTCAGCCTGTTCTGTCACATCCAGTGCTTGAAGGTACTGATCGCCCTTACCTACAAACTGATGATTCTTCTATATCTGATCCATCACCTGATAAAACCATTAAGACTTTTCCGAATAAGCTATGTACTAGTGAACCTTTTCCAACTTCAGCAGATTCTGCACATAATCCTTCCCAGCTTCCCCCTTTTCCTCCTGCTCCCAATTCAGAGAATAACACTCTACATGCGACACAGCCATCAAGGGATTACAGTTTGATGCCTCATTCTGTAGCATCTCATTCTCAATCTGCCTCTTTGGAAAGCTTTCCTTCTTACATGCTGCCCCATCAAAGTTCTCTTTTTTCTGTACCACCGAAATCCTCCTTAGCCTCCATGCTGCCACCACCGCCACCGCCATCGCAATTGCCAGCAAACATTCTGACTGCAAATGCAGGAAGTGCACAACCAGATGTTTCTTTGCAATTTCAGCAGAGCGGCTTGCCTCCAAGGAGTGACTTTGGTTCTCAGTTCTTCTCAATACCGCCCTACTCAACTGAGTTGTCTGGTAATTCCCAGGTTGGTCAATTCCAGCTTCGGGCCTACCCTTCGGTGCAAGAACCTCATCGACTTCTCTCACATGTGGAAGATTTTAGGTTGAAGCCTCTACCTGGAAGCAACCCATCCAGTCAACAATTTAGCAGGACTGGTATTTTGGGAGAAGATCATTCAAAACAACTTCCAGTGCAGGATTTAGGTACTTCAGATTCCTTTACTAGGAATAACAATTACCTTCAGCCTATGACCTTTTCTCAGGAGTCATCTGCAATCAAAATGCAAAACTTTCCTGGTCAAAGTTCAACTCCAGGAGAGATTTTGAAGTCTTCTCAGATTCATCCATACTTGCAGCCGCAACAGCCAATGCATGATTTGGACAATTCTGTCCCTGGTAGTGCCTATGATCTGCATGGGAAAATCAGTTCTTCAACTAGATACACACCAGATCATCGAGACAGAAATCAATCATTGCATCAGCCTGATTTTGGAGTAACAAGAAGTTCAACTCACTTTAATCCTTATGTATCCACTTTTGAGAAGCCGCTTAGCTCCAGATTTAGTTCTGATGTCTTCAGGCAAGAAAAAGACACAACTTATGTTAGCAAGCATGATCCTCCTTTTAGTTTGAACCATGCTTCAGTTGATGTCCAAGGTGTTGGATCAAGACAGACAGCTTCTTCACCAATTTCTGCCAGAGGTGCCGGGAAGATTATTCCTGGGTCAGGTGGAGATCAGTATGATCCAATCTTTGACAGCATTGAACCATCTTCAAACTCATATAAGAGATTTGATCCTATTCAGAAATGGGAACCCTCTGGTGATTCGGATATCATATCGAGGCTCAAAGGCCCTATCCAAGCATTGGATGTCGAAGAGAATAACAGGAGGAAAGAGCCTGGTAGCATCACTCTTGCTGCATCTCTTGATAATGAGGAATTTGGTGAGACAGCAGACGCAGAAGTTGGTGATGTTGAAAATGGGAGTCAGAGTAACCCTGATGCTTTAGCTAATACAAATATGGGCGAGATAGAGATTGACCAGATTAAGTCCCCAGGGAAGAGCAGGAAGAGCAAGGAATCCAGATCGATAAAGCTTTTCAAAGCTTGCGTTGCAGATTTTGTAAAGGAGGTTTTAAAGCCATCATGGCGACAAGGTAACATGAGCAAGGAGACATTTAAGACTGTTGTCAAGAAGACTGTTGATAAGGTGGCTGGTGCAATGAAGAGCCACCAGATACCCAAGTCCAAGGCAAAGataaatcagtatatcaactCGTCACAGAGGAAACTAACAAAACTTGTGATG GGGTATGTAGATAAGTATGCTGAAGGGTAA
- the LOC8284414 gene encoding uncharacterized protein LOC8284414, which yields MASCNGEVMTCKDKKKLRKRKKCVPLDKVDGLDNCPTNDSCLMRNTSLEKDTVRDPAISNKDESDITESQSNLESTCSQTSKRKRKRIKKNKKKNEENAKENQNMQIDIQGDTSSIKGDSVGTNLCQESAVNTDEKADSKIAPHSQLTKTQRKKMRKKQKLLASRIDDKAHVPLAELNSVKMEENALISERQSNSLGSQSASSINKHDNNGEGGLLLAEKENIQTRQMKGTLRIYRKRKSSDSEENIVPVTLARQASSDLNNIHSFEVSENEAERVQARECASSIKVAEKFLTENTSSNCSVGEFASVESNKITEVKDVDLDVHIKDNLPQVSYSSVTELHVDRPDKKLLILDVNGLLVDILPYGHISNKADITISHKSVFKRPFCDDFLQFCFKKFNVGVWSSRTKKNMDKVIDFLMGDSRHKLLFCWHQSHCTNTGFTTVENNSKPLVLKELKKLWDKFDPRLPWNKGEYDESNTLLLDDSPYKALRNPPHTAIFPHTYCYKDAGDSSLGPGGDLRVYLERLAEAQNVQDFVAQHPFGQRAITKSNPSWGFYKKLLGVASRQRQVVASGSGNTI from the exons ATGGCATCATGTAATGGAGAAGTGATGACATGCAAGGATAAGAAGAAATTAAGGAAACGCAAGAAGTGTGTTCCTTTGGATAAGGTTGATGGTTTAGATAATTGTCCTACTAATGATTCTTGTTTGATGAGAAATACATCCTTGGAAAAAGATACAGTTAGAGATCCTGCAATCAGCAATAAAGATGAGTCAGATATCACAGAGTCTCAAAGTAATTTGGAATCAACATGCTCACAAACCagtaaaaggaaaaggaagaggattaagaagaacaagaagaagaatgagGAAAATGCGAAAGAAAATCAGAACATGCAGATAGACATTCAAGGGGATACTTCTTCAATAAAGGGTGATTCTGTTGGAACAAATTTATGTCAGGAGTCTGCAGTTAATACTGATGAAAAGGCAGATTCGAAAATAGCCCCACACTCACAATTGACCAAGACACAGaggaagaaaatgagaaagaaacagAAGCTGCTTGCATCTAGGATTGATGACAAAGCTCATGTTCCTCTTGCTGAGTTGAACTCAGTAAAGATGGAAGAAAATGCTCTGATATCTGAAAGACAAAGTAATTCCTTAGGAAGTCAAAGTGCTAgttcaataaataaacatgataATAATGGTGAGGGTGGTCTTCTTTTGgctgaaaaggaaaatattcaAACCCGTCAGATGAAGGGAACATTAAGAATCTAtcgaaaaagaaaatcctCGGACTCTGAAGAAAATATCGTACCTGTTACGCTGGCTAGACAAGCTTCATCAGATTTAAATAACATTCATTCATTTGAAGTTTCAGAAAATGAGGCAGAAAGAGTACAAGCTAGGGAGTGTGCTTCTTCAATTAAGGTTGCGGAAAAATTTTTGACAGAGAATACCTCTTCTAACTGTTCAGTTGGTGAGTTTGCATCGGtggaaagcaataaaataacgGAAGTGAAGGATGTTGATTTAGATGTTCATATCAAGGATAATCTTCCTCAAGTATCATACTCTTCAGTAACAGAACTTCATGTTGATCGTCCAGACAAAAAGCTACTTATCCTTGATGTCAATGGACTTCTAGTTGATATTCTTCCATATGGTCATATATCAAATAAGGCCGACATTACAATATCCCATAAATCag TTTTCAAAAGGCCTTTCTGTGATGACTTTTTACAGTTTTGCTTCAAGAAATTTAATGTTGGGGTTTGGTCATCAAGAACCAA GAAAAACATGGACAAGGTAATTGATTTTCTCATGGGAGATTCTAGACATAAGCTGCTTTTTTGTTGG CATCAGTCCCACTGTACCAATACAGGATTCACCACTGTTGAGAATAATAGCAAACCCCTGGTTTTGAAGGAATTGAAAAAATTGTGGGACAAATTTGATCCTCGTCTTCCATGGAACAAGGGTGAATATGATGAATCTAATACATTATTGTTGGACGATTCACCATACAAGGCCTTGCGCAATCCA CCGCACACTGCTATCTTTCCTCATACATATTGCTACAAGGATGCTGGAGACTCTTCATTAG GACCTGGAGGCGACCTACGTGTGTATCTTGAACGGTTAGCGGAAGCTCAAAATGTTCAAGATTTTGTTGCTCAACATCCATTTGGCCAGCGAGCCATTACGAAATCAAATCCTTCATGGGGTTTCTACAAGAAGCTTTTAGGTGTTGCCTCTAGACAACGTCAAGTTGTTGCTAGTGGTTCTGGAAATACAATATAG